In Malus sylvestris chromosome 15, drMalSylv7.2, whole genome shotgun sequence, a single genomic region encodes these proteins:
- the LOC126604585 gene encoding uncharacterized protein LOC126604585 isoform X2 yields MAIASHRLISSSSSPTVTAISSFPPKSKTLISNPNASPNLQLPKRSRRDVALLSLVALIPSLFRPDAASGFSFGISGPKDWLREQKKKASRFLLAPIDASRESLVAAHRLLTATDSDYTNKEMEEVRRLFRSAARDCVIEDRNSFVAFQANTGVEVCTFRLVVKNASSLLGDKDPVKLEAESMLNDLVRSFTSLNGLVNETDVQFAAERYVSSIKKEGCRFSHGYLIIPRQI; encoded by the exons ATGGCAATTGCTTCGCACCGCCTTATCTCCAGCTCCTCCTCACCCACAGTAACCGCCATCTCATCCTTCCCTCCAaaatcaaaaaccctaatttcaaaTCCGAACGCTTCCCCCAATCTTCAACTCCCAAAACGCAGTCGTAGAGACGTCGCTTTGCTCTCCCTCGTCGCTCTCATCCCTTCGCTCTTCCGACCCGACGCGGCATCCGGATTCTCCTTCGGCATTT CAGGACCAAAGGATTGGCTCCGCGAGCAGAAGAAGAAGGCCTCCAGGTTCCTCCTGGCCCCGATTGATGCCTCCCGAGAGAGCCTCGTCGCGGCTCATCGACtactca CGGCTACGGATTCGGATTATACGAACAAGGAGATGGAGGAGGTTCGGAGATTGTTTAGATCTGCTGCAAGGGATTGTGTTATAGAGGACAGGAACTCGTTTGTTGCATTTCAAGCCAATACAGGCGTTGAG GTTTGCACATTCCGTCTGGTTGTAAAGAACGCATCGTCGTTGCTTGGTGATAAGGATCCTGTAAAATTGGAAGCTGAGTCTATGCTAAATGATCTTGTAAG ATCATTCACTTCTCTTAATGGTCTGGTAAATGAGACCGACGTTCAATTTGCCGCTGAAAGGTATGTCTCTTCTATCAAG AAAGAAGGTTGCAGATTCTCTCATGGATACCTTATCATCCCTAGACAAATTTGA
- the LOC126604585 gene encoding uncharacterized protein LOC126604585 isoform X1 — MAIASHRLISSSSSPTVTAISSFPPKSKTLISNPNASPNLQLPKRSRRDVALLSLVALIPSLFRPDAASGFSFGISGPKDWLREQKKKASRFLLAPIDASRESLVAAHRLLTATDSDYTNKEMEEVRRLFRSAARDCVIEDRNSFVAFQANTGVEVCTFRLVVKNASSLLGDKDPVKLEAESMLNDLVRSFTSLNGLVNETDVQFAAERKKVADSLMDTLSSLDKFEQGIKDCLDA, encoded by the exons ATGGCAATTGCTTCGCACCGCCTTATCTCCAGCTCCTCCTCACCCACAGTAACCGCCATCTCATCCTTCCCTCCAaaatcaaaaaccctaatttcaaaTCCGAACGCTTCCCCCAATCTTCAACTCCCAAAACGCAGTCGTAGAGACGTCGCTTTGCTCTCCCTCGTCGCTCTCATCCCTTCGCTCTTCCGACCCGACGCGGCATCCGGATTCTCCTTCGGCATTT CAGGACCAAAGGATTGGCTCCGCGAGCAGAAGAAGAAGGCCTCCAGGTTCCTCCTGGCCCCGATTGATGCCTCCCGAGAGAGCCTCGTCGCGGCTCATCGACtactca CGGCTACGGATTCGGATTATACGAACAAGGAGATGGAGGAGGTTCGGAGATTGTTTAGATCTGCTGCAAGGGATTGTGTTATAGAGGACAGGAACTCGTTTGTTGCATTTCAAGCCAATACAGGCGTTGAG GTTTGCACATTCCGTCTGGTTGTAAAGAACGCATCGTCGTTGCTTGGTGATAAGGATCCTGTAAAATTGGAAGCTGAGTCTATGCTAAATGATCTTGTAAG ATCATTCACTTCTCTTAATGGTCTGGTAAATGAGACCGACGTTCAATTTGCCGCTGAAAG AAAGAAGGTTGCAGATTCTCTCATGGATACCTTATCATCCCTAGACAAATTTGAGCAAGGAATCAAGGACTGCCTTGACGCTTGA
- the LOC126604584 gene encoding uncharacterized protein LOC126604584 gives MPYVLHSFLLVSNFPCSLKAFPSNLKTMSSQDNGSPEFPTWPEFKLPDLLSTDTIRQVHATIENEWDPLQRSACQTAAGRALWNHVIHDPLADILAGESYLKSLHEKIKKDCVNKAREISGVILAVRTLWFDSKLEAALHSFNNGEAQVVLLGAGMDARAYRLSCLKESNVFEVDFPDLLQIKATLLQAAMDSTNGHPCLTMTAKSITRVAADIRSNDWLEKLQTSGFVPEKNTVWVLEGILYYLTHSEATQVLETIADKCSLTQTVLLADFMNKPSISLSNSIFHFYSDWPDHLLPSLGFSHVKLSQIGDPDAHFGLMHDPSNLFNKLRSLPRSVHTHPDDGTPCCRLYLVEASGSPNQTIP, from the exons ATGCCATATGTTCTCCATTCCTTTCTATTAGTTTCCAATTTTCCGTGCAGTTTGAAGGCTTTTCCGAGCAATTTAAAGACCATGTCAAGTCAAGACAATGGCTCACCTGAGTTCCCAACGTGGCCGGAGTTCAAGCTTCCGGACTTGTTGTCCACAGACACCATTCGACAGGTTCATGCAACGATTGAGAATGAATGGGATCCTCTTCAGCGGTCGGCTTGCCAGACGGCAGCTGGGAGAGCCTTGTGGAATCATGTCATTCATGACCCCCTGGCAGACATACTTGCGGGAGAGTCCTACCTTAAAAGCCTCCATGAGAAGATAAAGAAAGACTGCGTCAACAAGGCGCGAGAAATCTCTGGTGTCATTCTTGCAGTTCGAACACTCTGGTTTGATTCGAAGCTTGAAGCAGCACTTCATTCCTTCAACAACGGGGAGGCACAAGTAGTTCTTCTTGGGGCAG GAATGGATGCAAGGGCTTACCGATTGAGTTGCCTGAAGGAAAGCAATGTGTTTGAAGTTGATTTTCCTGATCTCCTGCAAATAAAAGCCACTCTCCTGCAAGCAGCGATGGATTCTACAAACGGTCACCCGTGTCTAACGATGACAGCAAAATCCATTACAAGAGTGGCGGCTGATATCAGAAGCAATGACTGGCTCGAAAAACTTCAAACATCAGGGTTTGTGCCTGAGAAGAACACAGTGTGGGTTCTAGAAGGCATCCTCTACTACCTAACCCATTCCGAGGCCACACAGGTACTTGAAACCATAGCAGACAAGTGCTCGCTTACTCAGACGGTACTCTTGGCAGATTTTATGAACAAACCATCAATCAGTCTTTCCAATTCCATCTTCCATTTCTATAGCGATTGGCCTGATCATCTGCTGCCATCTCTTGGCTTTTCTCATGTTAAACTATCACAAATTGGTGATCCAGATGCTCATTTTGGACTCATGCACGATCCCTCAAATCTGTTCAACAAGCTTCGCAGCTTGCCTAGGTCAGTACATACCCACCCAGATGATGGAACGCCATGCTGTCGCTTGTATTTGGTTGAGGCTTCTGGTTCACCGAATCAAACTATTCCATAG
- the LOC126604537 gene encoding DUF21 domain-containing protein At1g47330-like, which translates to MAAVVACCGTKFFLYLLIIVGLVCFAGMMAGLTLGLMSLGLVDLEVLMKSGRPQDRKHAAKIYPVVKNQHLLLCTLLIGNALAMEALPVFLDSLVPPWAAIVLSVTLILVFGEILPQAVCTRYGLTVGATMAPFVRFLLVLFLPISYPISKVLDYMLGKGQSALLRRAELKTFVNFHGNEAGKGGDLTHDETTIIAGALELTEKTAKDAMTPITNAFALDLDAPLTLDTLNAIMVMGHSRVPVYCGKPGNIIGLVLVKNLLMVDPEGGVTLRKLMIRKIPRVSEDMPLYDILNEFQKGHSHIAVVFKYPNGKKDALKNGKDGEPPVFKDDCKKQAGQPVASFKKDEKVGSSNALSALDNGDGGQQSKKSPSATPAFKKRHRGCSHCILDVENGPIPVFPDNEEFVGVITMEDVIEELLQEEIWDETDEYVDIHNRIKVNMHASQEKPSYSNPPYPSGQRSPPVNHAPLLTSSSVPLYSGSTQHQDSDKVTAVDPMPTDSHTTTHQGSEGDTSRDQ; encoded by the exons ATggctgcggtggtggcctgcTGCGGGACGAAGTTCTTTCTGTACTTGCTGATAATCGTAGGCCTGGTATGCTTCGCCGGAATGATGGCCGGACTCACTCTCGGCCTCATGTCCCTCGGCCTCGTCGACCTCGAGGTCCTCATGAAGTCCGGCCGCCCTCAGGATCGCAAACACGCCG CTAAAATTTATCCGGTGGTGAAGAATCAGCACCTGTTACTTTGCACGCTTTTAATCGGAAACGCGTTAGCAATGGAG GCTCTTCCGGTGTTTTTGGATAGTCTTGTGCCTCCTTGGGCGGCCATTGTGTTATCGGTCACTCTCATCCTGGTGTTTGGGGAG ATATTGCCGCAAGCAGTCTGCACTCGCTATGGATTGACTGTTGGGGCGACAATGGCCCCATTTGTGCGctttcttcttgttcttttccTCCCCATTTCGTATCCCATTAGCAAG GTTCTGGATTATATGCTGGGTAAGGGACAATCTGCTCTTTTACGAAGAGCAGAGCTAAAGACTTTTGTGAATTTTCATGGAAATGAG GCTGGGAAAGGTGGGGATTTAACACATGATGAGACTACCATCATTGCTGGGGCACTTGAATTGACTGAAAAGACAGCAAAAGATGCTATGACTCCCATAACAAATGCATTTGCCCTTGATCTGGATGCACCTCTTACTTT GGACACATTGAATGCAATAATGGTAATGGGTCATAGTAGAGTTCCAGTTTATTGTGGGAAGCCCGGAAATATAATTGGTCTTGTTCTG GTTAAGAATCTCTTGATGGTTGATCCAGAAGGTGGAGTTACTTTGAGAAAACTGATGATCAGAAAAATTCCTCG GGTTTCAGAAGACATGCCTCTGTATGATATTCTAAATGAATTTCAGAAAGGTCACAGTCACATTGCTGTTGTCTTTAAGTATCCAAACGGGAAAAAGGATGCACTAAAGAATGGCAAAGATGGCGAACCACCCGTGTTTAAGGATGATTGTAAGAAGCAAGCGGGCCAACCTGTGGCATCATTCAAGAAAG aTGAAAAAGTGGGTTCAAGCAATGCTCTGAGTGCTTTGGACAATGGTGATGGAGGTCAACAATCTAAGAAAAGCCCATCAGCTACTCCTGCATTTAAGAAACGACACAGAGGCTGTTCACATTGCATTCTGGACGTTGAGAACGGTCCCATTCCAGTTTTCCCAGACAATGAAGAGTTTGTAGGAGTAATTACCATGGAGGATGTCATCGAAGAACTTCTTCAG GAAGAGATATGGGATGAAACAGATGAGTATGTCGATATCCACAACAG GATTAAGGTCAACATGCATGCATCTCAGGAAAAGCCTTCTTACTCGAACCCACCCTATCCTTCCGGACAACGGTCACCACCTGTCAACCACGCCCCACTGCTAACATCATCATCAGTGCCATTATATTCAGGTTCTACTCAACATCAAGACTCTGATAAGGTGACTGCTGTAGATCCAATGCCAACGGACTCACATACCACAACTCATCAAGGTTCTGAAGGCGACACGTCAAGAGATCAGTGA
- the LOC126603483 gene encoding probable methyltransferase PMT28 → MAVARLGRQAKRPGGFCIKMTAVAILGLCFIFVWSMFSFSSSSVTTRIESFDNIGKSPGSKSTRASSPSGTHQVASNGGEEKRANDSAVSSPAREHKYEKEKKEAVNGKKGKGKKKLPESVAKGKNVTLESENEDSEIEKEDGDEEKEVVDGKEEALGDESEGNGEAGGEGDNLMETMDKESEEVKLEDDGGESEKRGKKKYKMKGPLFDPKAHYSWKQCSTRSKHNYIPCIDTEVGSGRLQYRHTERSCPKVEPMCLVPLPRDGYGPPVPWPESKEKILYKNVEHPKLAAFIKEHSWVMKSGEYLTFPQNQSELKGGILHYLESIEEMVPDIEWGKNIRVVLDIGCTDSAFGASLVDKDVLTLALGLKDDLVDLAQVALERGFPALVSHFQNRRLPFPSGGFDAVHCGGCTIPWHSNGGKHLLEMNRILRPGGYFVLSTKHDSFEEEEAMAKLTASICWNILAHKTEEVSDVGVKIYQKPDSNDIYDLRRKKYPPLCKENENPDAAWYVPVKTCLHPIPSAIEQRGTEWPEEWPKRLERYPDWLSDKDKLDADTKHWKAIVDKSYLTGLGIDWSKIRNVMDMKAIYGGFAAALAQQKVWVMNVVPVHAPDTLPFIFERGLVGTYHDWCESFGTYPRSYDLLHLDHLFSRLKNRCKQPVSIVVEMDRLLRPGGWAIIREKVEVLEPLEGILKSMHWEIRMTYAQGKEGILCAQKTLWRP, encoded by the exons atggcagTGGCTCGGTTGGGCCGCCAAGCAAAACGGCCAGGTGGGTTCTGCATAAAAATGACGGCGGTGGCAATCTTGGGCCTCTGCTTTATATTCGTCTGGTcgatgttttctttttcttcctcctccgtcACCACCCGAATCGAAAGCTTCGACAACATTGGGAAGTCGCCTGGATCAAAGAGCACCAGAGCGAGCAGTCCCAGTGGGACCCACCAAGTTGCTAGTAATGGTGGGGAGGAGAAAAGGGCAAATGACTCTGCTGTGAGTTCACCTGCCCGTGAGCATAAATacgagaaggagaagaaagaagcGGTAAatgggaagaaggggaagggtAAGAAAAAGTTACCAGAGAGTGTGGCAAAGGGTAAAAATGTGACCTTGGAATCCGAGAATGAAGATTCGGAGATTGAAAAGGAAGATGGGGATGAAGAAAAGGAGGTGGTGGATGGAAAGGAAGAAGCTTTGGGTGATGAGAGTGAAGGAAATGGGGAAGCAGGGGGAGAGGGGGATAATTTGATGGAGACGATGGATAAGGAATCGGAGGAGGTGAAGCTGGAAGATGACGGTGGTGAATCCGAAAAAAGAGGGAAGAAGAAGTATAAGATGAAGGGTCCATTGTTTGATCCAAAAGCACATTATAGTTGGAAACAATGTAGCACAAGGAGCAAGCATAATTACATTCCTTGTATTGATACGGAAGTTGGATCTGGAAGGCTGCAGTATAGGCATACGGAGAGGAGTTGCCCGAAAGTGGAACCTATGTGTCTTGTACCTCTTCCCCGCGATGGATACGGCCCTCCAGTCCCCTGGCCTGAGAGCAAGGAGAAG ATATTGTACAAGAATGTGGAGCATCCGAAACTGGCGGCATTCATCAAGGAACATAGTTGGGTGATGAAGTCTGGAGAATATCTGACTTTCCCTCAGAACCAGTCTGAATTGAAGGGTGGGATTCTTCACTATCTTGAGTCCATTGAAGAG ATGGTACCAGACATCGAATGGGGTAAGAATATCCGTGTAGTGCTGGATATTGGATGTACAGATTCCGCCTTTGGGGCTTCTCTTGTTGATAAGGATGTATTAACATTGGCATTGGGCTTGAAAGATGACCTAGTTGACCTAGCTCAAGTTGCCCTCGAACGTGGTTTTCCTGCTTTAGTTAGCCATTTTCAAAATAGAAGGCTGCCTTTCCCCAGTGGTGGTTTTGATGCTGTTCACTGTGGCGGTTGCACCATTCCTTGGCATTCAAATG GGGGTAAGCATCTTCTAGagatgaataggattttaaggCCAGGCGGATACTTTGTCTTGTCAACTAAACATGAcagctttgaagaagaagaag CCATGGCTAAATTGACCGCATCTATCTGTTGGAATATTCTGGCTCATAAAACTGAAGAAGTCAGTGACGTGGGTGTCAAAATATACCAGAAGCCAGACTCAAATGATATATATGATCTGAGGAGGAAGAAATATCCACCTTTGTGCAAGGAAAATGAAAACCCTGATGCAGCCTG GTATGTTCCCGTGAAGACTTGCTTGCACCCCATTCCATCTGCCATTGAACAGCGTGGCACAGAGTGGCCAGAGGAATGGCCCAAAAGGCTCGAAAGGTATCCTGACTGGTTAAGTGATAAAGATAAATTGGATGCAGACACCAAGCACTGGAAAGCTATTGTTGATAAATCTTATCTCACTGGACTGGGTATCGACTGGTCAAAAATTCGAAATGTAATGGACATGAAAGCCATCTATGGAGG ATTTGCTGCAGCCCTCGCACAACAAAAGGTTTGGGTGATGAATGTGGTACCTGTCCATGCACCCGATACACTTCCTTTCATATTTGAACGCGGGCTTGTTGGAACCTACCACGACTGGTGCGAGTCTTTCGGTACTTATCCCAGATCATATGACCTTTTGCATTTGGATCATCTGTTTTCGCGGCTTAAGAATAG GTGTAAGCAGCCTGTATCAATTGTTGTTGAGATGGATCGCTTGTTACGGCCTGGAGGTTGGGCGATTATACGTGAGAAAGTTGAGGTACTGGAACCCCTGGAGGGTATATTGAAGAGTATGCATTGGGAGATCCGGATGACTTATGCTCAGGGAAAGGAGGGTATCTTATGCGCCCAGAAAACGTTGTGGCGGCCTTAA
- the LOC126603484 gene encoding S-adenosyl-L-methionine-dependent tRNA 4-demethylwyosine synthase-like, with protein MFLSSAPARLTLLALLSATTVYCFYKSRRLRRLKLSLNPNPGSSPRRGKLFFVSQTGTSEALARRLLDFLTLKGVAFDLVDPNNYEPEDLPKETLVLIVASTWDDGKPPPNAKFFSNWLAESAEDFRVGSLLLSNCKFAVFGVGSRAYGSTFNAVGKDLARRMRALGASEMFPIWEGDVDGGDLDEVFDAWSGKVVRFLKGGAAENGGVLGNGVGDECEAESFDGSDEEDEEEEDGGESGVVDLEDIAGKGPSRRNPVAATKTNGTVNGKKEMVTPVIRASLTKQGYKIIGSHSGVKICRWTKSQLRGRGGCYKHSFYGIESHRCMETTPSLACANKCVFCWRHHTNPVGKSWQWKMDDPLEIVNSAIDQHTKMIKQMKGVPGVTLERLTEGLSPRHCALSLVGEPIMYPEINALIDELHRRRISTFLVTNAQFPEKIKMLNPITQLYVSVDAATKESLKAIDRPLFGDFWERFIDSLTSLKDKQQRTVYRLTLVKGWNTKDIDAYYNIFGLGNPDFVEIKGVTYCGTSATSKLTMENVPWHADVKAFSEALALKSNGEYEVACEHVHSCCVLLAKSSKFKIDGQWFTWIDYEKFHDLVASGKHFDSKDYMAPTPSWAVYGAEEGGFDPYQSRYKKERHHRTNQ; from the exons ATGTTCCTCTCCTCCGCTCCTGCGCGGCTCACTCTCCTCGCCCTCCTCTCCGCCACCACTGTCTACTGTTTCTACAAATCCCGCCGCCTCCGACGCCTCAAGCtatccctaaaccctaaccctggCTCTTCGCCTCGCAGAGGCAAGCTCTTCTTCGTCTCCCAAACCGGAACCTCCGAAGCCCTAGCTCGTCGCCTGCTCGATTTTCTGACGTTAAAAGGCGTCGCTTTCGACCTCGTCGACCCCAACAACTACGAGCCCGAAGACCTCCCGAAGGAAACCCTTGTTCTGATCGTCGCTTCGACGTGGGATGACGGGAAGCCGCCTCCGAACGCCAAGTTCTTCTCCAATTGGCTCGCCGAGAGCGCGGAGGACTTCAGGGTGGGATCGCTGCTGCTCTCCAATTGCAAATTCGCCGTCTTCGGCGTTGGGAGCCGAGCCTACGGCTCTACGTTCAATGCGGTGGGGAAGGACTTGGCGAGGAGGATGAGGGCGTTGGGCGCTTCTGAGATGTTTCCGATTTGGGAAGGGGACGTGGACGGTGGTGATTTAGACGAGGTGTTTGATGCTTGGAGTGGGAAGGTGGTGAGGTTTCTGAAGGGTGGTGCGGCGGAAAATGGCGGGGTTTTGGGTAATGGGGTTGGTGATGAATGTGAAGCTGAGAGCTTTGATGGGTCAGAcgaggaggatgaggaggaggaggacggtGGGGAGTCAGGTGTTGTTGATCTTGAGGATATTGCAGGTAAAGGACCTTCAAGAAGGAACCCAGTGGCGGCGACGAAGACGAACGGGACAGTGAATGGTAAAAAAGAGATGGTCACTCCGGTTATTCGAGCTAGCTTAACGAAGCAG GGGTATAAAATTATTGGTTCTCATAGCGGTGTCAAAATTTGCAGATGGACAAAGTCGCAGCTTCGAGGCCGTGGAGGTTGCTACAAACACTCGTTTTATGGCATAGAAAGTCACAG GTGCATGGAGACAACCCCTAGTCTGGCATGTGCCAACAAATGTGTTTTTTGTTGGAGACATCACACAAATCCTGTCGGAAAGAGTTGGCAGTGGAAGATGGATGATCCGTTAGAGATTGTTAATTCTGCCATAGACCAGCACACGAAAATGATCAAGCAAATGAAAGGAGTTCCTG GTGTTACATTGGAGCGATTAACAGAGGGTCTCTCTCCCAGGCATTGTGCCTTATCACTTGTTGGTGAACCCATCATGTATCCTGAGATTAATGCACTCATAGATGAGCTGCATCGAAGACGGATTTCTACTTTTCTAGTAACAAATGCTCAGTTTCCTGAAAAGATCAAAATGCTGAACCCTATCACACAG TTATATGTAAGTGTAGATGCTGCAACTAAAGAGAGTTTGAAGGCGATTGATAGGCCACTTTTTGGGGATTTTTGGGAGCGATTCATT GATTCCTTGACTTCCCTCAAGGACAAACAGCAACGAACTGTTTATCGCCTAACTCTGGTGAAGGGCTGGAATACAAAAGATATTGATGCTTATTATAACATTTTTGGCCTCGGCAATCCTGATTTTGTTGAAATCAAGGGAGTTACATATTGTGGAAC GTCTGCTACATCAAAGTTGACAATGGAGAATGTGCCCTGGCATGCTGATGTGAAAGCATTTTCAGAGGCCTTAGCTTTGAAAAGTAACGGGGAGTATGAAGTCGCATGCGAGCATGTCCACTCGTGCTGCGTCCTCCTGGCAAAATCTAGCAAGTTCAAGATTGATGGCCAGTGGTTCACGTGGATTGACTATGAAAAGTTTCACGATCTG GTGGCCTCTGGAAAACATTTTGACAGTAAGGATTACATGGCTCCGACACCTTCATGGGCCGTTTATGGGGCAGAGGAAGGTGGTTTTGATCCGTATCAGTCTCGATACAAGAAGGAGCGCCATCACAGAACAAACCAGTGA
- the LOC126603486 gene encoding uncharacterized protein LOC126603486, whose translation MGKKPQKTKELSVAIAEASSTGDESQQQPQAHTPRKRGRPRKIIIEEQSTAGMEESASASVAEDVKESDSKKAKVDEDEDDEDQKQKQQEELQQPKVKEEEEGSGQKEEEEGSGKKEEEEEGSGKKEEGFLPREPSRSRARRKSKPRKSSHN comes from the coding sequence ATGGGAAAGAAGCCTCAGAAAACGAAGGAGCTATCAGTGGCAATAGCAGAAGCTTCGTCAACCGGAGACGAATCCCAGCAGCAACCCCAGGCTCATACCCCAAGAAAGAGAGGAAGGCCTCGCAAGATTATTATTGAAGAGCAATCCACAGCAGGAATGGAAGaatctgcttctgcttctgtaGCTGAAGATGTTAAAGAAAGTGATTCcaaaaaagcaaaagtagatgaggatgaggatgatgaagatcaAAAGCAGAAGCAACAGGAAGAGTTACAGCAGCCAAAggtaaaagaagaagaagaaggtagtggtcaaaaagaagaagaagaaggtagcggtaaaaaagaagaagaagaagaaggtagcGGTAAAAAAGAAGAGGGTTTTTTACCTAGGGAGCCTTCAAGAAGTAGAGCAAGGAGGAAAAGCAAACCCAGAAAGAGTAGCCATAACTAG
- the LOC126604060 gene encoding uncharacterized protein At1g01500-like — protein sequence MDGSNEVSSNGEVENHALQIIRYSPYQPCSKLPSSWFDLRVFYVRISNFKVDDSTPKFLTLHHIPVSPDTLLEVNGAKTSIHSEGVSSHLRRDRVDKKSEEATFVNTDTIRLTGSARFEVYDKDDLILSGVLEMSNSNGFIGESKNNVKRWSMNCESDISACTGFLKGKHLGGAELTAPTIEVYITGCFSGTPIILTKTLQLHFRKKHNRKSTLGAIPEYETTECQKDVSRGVDMEVAEYRNYKPENEDEYNNMYWRRTEYMDGEDGELSWFNAGVRVGVGIGLGVCLGVGIGVGLLVRTYQTTTRTFKRRLL from the exons ATGGATGGTTCAAATGAAGTTTCAAGCAATGGTGAAGTTGAGAATCATGCCCTCCAGATTATAAGATACTCTCCTTACCAGCCCTGCAGTAAATTACCTTCATCTTGGTTTGATTTGAGAGTCTTCTATGTGAGGATCAGTAACTTTAAGGTTGATGATTCGACCCCAAAGTTTCTGACTCTCCATCATATTCCTGTAAGCCCGGATACCCTTTTGGAAGTCAATGGTGCTAAAACTAGCATTCACTCTGAAGGTGTTTCTTCACATCTTAGAAGGGATCGGGTAGATAAGAAGTCTGAAGAGGCCACATTTGTGAATACAGACACCATAAGGTTGACGGGGAGCGCGAGATTTGAGGTGTATGACAAAGATGATCTCATCCTCTCTGGGGTGTTAGAGATGTCTAATAGCAACGGTTTCATTGGGGAATCAAAAAACAATGTCAAGCGATGGAGCATGAATTGTGAATCAGATATCAGTGCTTGCACTGGATTTTTGAAGGGGAAACATCTTGGTGGCGCTGAATTAACTGCACCAACCATTGAAGTTTACATCACAGGATGCTTCTCTGGCACACCGATCATCTTAACCAAGACACTGCAGCTTCATTTTAGAAAGAAACACAATAGGAAGAGCACGTTGGGTGCAATACCAGAGTACGAGACAACCGAATGCCAGAAAGATGTCTCTCGTGGAGTTGATATGGAG GTAGCAGAGTACAGAAACTACAAGCCGGAGAACGAGGACGAGTACAACAATATGTACTGGAGGAGGACGGAATATATGGACGGTGAAGACGGAGAACTCTCATGGTTCAATGCTGGTGTGAGAGTCGGCGTGGGTATCGGACTTGGCGTTTGCCTTGGAGTTGGCATAGGGGTCGGTTTGCTGGTCCGCACTTACCAAACGACCACGCGAACTTTCAAGAGGCGTCTGTTGTGA
- the LOC126604061 gene encoding uncharacterized protein LOC126604061: protein MFRLWSTSHQQEDDPLNLNHDAKINELKAAIGPLSGRSLQFCTDACFRRYLAARNWNLGKAKKMLEETLKWRSTYKPEEIRWREVACEGETGKVYRASFRDRSGRTVLILRPGMQNTVSIDNQMRHLVYLIENAVFNLPEGQEQMAWLIDFTGWTLSTTVPVKSARDTINILQNHYPERLAVAFLYNPPRIFEAFWKIVKYFLDNKTFHKVKFVYPKNKDSVELMKQYFDEENLPIEFGGPAILNYDHEEFSKLMNQDDVKSAAFWCPDDRPPHWANGRSGAEVAPEPVSLTPAAS from the exons ATGTTTCGCCTCTGGAGCACTTCTCATCAGCAAGAGGACGATCCCTTGAACTTGAACCATGACGCTAAG ATCAATGAGCTGAAGGCTGCGATTGGACCGCTATCTGGACGCAGTTTGCAGTTCTGCACTGATGCATGCTTCAGGCGGTACTTGGCGGCGCGAAATTGGAACCTTGGCAAGGCGAAGAAAATGTTGGAGGAAACACTCAAATGGAGGTCAACCTATAAGCCTGAGGAAATCCGCTGG CGCGAAGTTGCATGTGAAGGCGAGACTGGGAAAGTTTACAGAGCAAGTTTTCGCGATCGTAGTGGGAGGACTGTTCTTATACTGAGACCGGGAATGCAG AACACGGTATCAATAGACAATCAGATGCGGCATCTGGTGTATCTGATTGAGAATGCTGTGTTCAACCTTCCGGAGGGCCAAGAACAAATGGCGTGGCTGATAGACTTCACAGGGTGGACGCTAAGTACTACCGTGCCTGTGAAATCGGCTCGAGACACCATCAACATTTTACAGAACCACTACCCTGAGAGACTAGCAGTAGCATTTCTCTACAATCCCCCACGCATTTTTGAAGCATTTTGGAAG ATTGTCAAGTATTTCTTGGACAACAAGACATTCCACAAGGTTAAGTTCGTTTACCCGAAGAACAAAGATAGCGTGGAGCTTATGAAACAATATTTCGACGAGGAAAATCTCCCTATTGAGTTTGGAGGACCAGCCATACTAAACTATGATCACGAGGAATTCTCTAAACTAATGAATCAAGATGATGTGAAATCAGCTGCATTTTGGTGCCCCGATGACAGACCACCACATTGGGCTAATGGGCGTTCTGGAGCTGAGGTGGCTCCAGAGCCAGTGAGCCTTACACCAGCAGCCAGCTGA